A section of the Petrimonas sulfuriphila genome encodes:
- a CDS encoding GH92 family glycosyl hydrolase → MKSNSVFLLLLLSVYLVHAQDKLEPVDYVSILVGTQSKFELSNGNTYPVIALPWAMNFWTPQTGKMGDGWIYRYDADKIRGFKQTHQPSPWMNDYGQFSIMPIVGKTVFNEEERASWFSHKAEIAKPYYYSVYLADYDVTTEITPTERAAIFRFTFPETEDANLIIDAFNKGSSVEVLPEKNAIIGYTTRNSGGVPDNFKNHFVIVFDKPFRTYFDVRDAMIGKKKADKTQSDHSGAIVKFKTQRGEQIVARVASSFISYDQAWQNLKEVESKSFENVKQEGRKSWNEVLGKVEIEDDNIDNKRTFYSTLYRSTLFPRKFYEIDAQGNAIHYSPYNGQVLPGYMYTDTGFWDTFRSLFPLLNLMYPSVNKEIQEGLINTYKESGFLPEWASPGHRGIMIGNNSASVVADAYLKGLRGYDIETLYEAMIHGTENVHPKVSSTGRLGHEYYNTLGYVPYDVKIKENAARTLEYAYADWTIYKLAKALNRPQAEIDLYAKRCQNYRNLYSPEYKLMRGKNKDGTFQSPFSPTKWGDAFTEGNSWHYTWSVFHDPQGLIDLMGGNKEFVNMLDSVFKMPPVFDDSYYGFPIHEIREMQIMNMGQYAHGNQPIQHMVYLYNYAGEPWKTQYWAREVMNKLYTPAPDGYCGDEDNGQTSAWYVFSAMGFYPVCPGSDEYILGSPLFEKITVHLENGRKLLINSPGNSKSTRYISDFRLNGKTYTKNYVKHQDLMEGARIDVKMSDKPNRTRGIRKSDFPYSFSNENK, encoded by the coding sequence ATGAAATCAAATTCAGTGTTTCTTCTTTTGTTGCTGAGCGTTTATCTTGTTCACGCACAGGATAAATTAGAACCGGTTGATTATGTGAGTATTCTTGTAGGAACTCAATCCAAGTTTGAACTTTCCAACGGAAATACCTATCCTGTCATTGCCCTGCCGTGGGCAATGAATTTTTGGACTCCTCAGACAGGAAAAATGGGCGATGGATGGATTTACCGCTACGATGCGGATAAGATCCGCGGATTTAAGCAGACACACCAACCAAGTCCCTGGATGAACGATTATGGCCAGTTCTCGATTATGCCAATTGTTGGCAAAACGGTTTTTAACGAAGAAGAACGTGCCAGTTGGTTTTCGCACAAGGCGGAGATTGCCAAACCTTATTATTACAGCGTTTATCTGGCAGATTACGATGTGACAACCGAAATTACACCAACGGAACGCGCGGCTATTTTCCGTTTCACGTTTCCCGAAACCGAAGACGCAAACCTGATAATCGATGCTTTCAATAAAGGATCTTCGGTGGAGGTTTTGCCTGAAAAAAATGCAATTATCGGCTATACAACCCGTAATAGCGGCGGAGTCCCCGATAATTTCAAAAACCATTTTGTAATTGTTTTCGATAAGCCGTTTCGAACATATTTTGACGTAAGAGATGCAATGATCGGAAAGAAAAAAGCCGATAAAACGCAAAGCGATCATTCCGGAGCAATCGTTAAATTCAAAACACAGCGCGGCGAGCAAATAGTAGCGCGCGTTGCATCCTCTTTCATCAGTTACGATCAGGCGTGGCAAAACCTGAAAGAGGTTGAAAGCAAGAGTTTCGAAAATGTTAAGCAGGAAGGCAGAAAATCGTGGAATGAAGTATTGGGCAAAGTAGAGATTGAAGATGACAATATTGACAACAAACGCACTTTTTATTCCACCCTTTATCGTTCAACGCTCTTTCCCCGTAAGTTTTACGAAATTGATGCCCAGGGAAATGCAATACATTATAGCCCTTACAACGGGCAGGTACTCCCCGGATATATGTATACAGATACCGGATTTTGGGATACATTCCGTTCCCTGTTTCCTTTGCTGAATTTGATGTACCCGTCTGTCAACAAGGAGATTCAGGAGGGGTTGATTAATACGTACAAAGAGAGCGGCTTCCTGCCTGAATGGGCAAGTCCTGGACACCGTGGAATCATGATTGGGAACAATTCGGCTTCGGTGGTGGCCGATGCTTACCTGAAAGGGTTACGCGGCTACGATATCGAAACGCTTTATGAGGCAATGATACACGGAACGGAGAATGTACATCCGAAGGTCTCGTCTACCGGGCGGTTGGGGCATGAATATTACAATACACTTGGCTACGTTCCTTATGATGTGAAGATCAAAGAAAATGCGGCGCGCACGCTGGAATACGCGTATGCCGACTGGACAATTTATAAATTGGCCAAAGCCTTGAACCGTCCCCAGGCGGAGATCGACCTATACGCGAAACGTTGCCAAAATTACCGTAATTTGTATTCACCTGAGTACAAACTGATGAGGGGCAAGAACAAGGACGGAACGTTTCAGTCGCCTTTCAGCCCCACGAAATGGGGGGATGCATTTACCGAAGGCAACAGTTGGCACTACACCTGGTCGGTATTTCACGATCCGCAAGGATTGATCGATCTGATGGGTGGAAACAAGGAATTTGTGAATATGCTGGATTCTGTTTTCAAGATGCCACCGGTTTTTGACGATAGCTATTACGGATTTCCTATTCACGAAATCCGGGAGATGCAGATTATGAATATGGGGCAGTATGCTCACGGGAATCAACCCATTCAGCACATGGTATACCTCTACAATTATGCAGGAGAACCCTGGAAAACCCAATACTGGGCGCGTGAAGTGATGAATAAACTTTATACGCCCGCTCCCGACGGTTATTGCGGTGATGAAGATAACGGGCAAACGTCGGCATGGTATGTTTTTTCTGCTATGGGATTTTACCCGGTTTGTCCGGGAAGCGATGAATATATCCTGGGGTCACCGTTGTTTGAGAAAATAACCGTTCACCTGGAAAACGGGAGAAAACTACTGATAAATTCTCCAGGGAACAGTAAGTCAACTCGTTACATTTCGGACTTTAGATTGAACGGAAAAACGTATACCAAAAACTACGTGAAGCATCAGGATTTGATGGAAGGAGCCAGAATTGATGTGAAGATGTCGGATAAACCGAACAGGACAAGGGGAATCCGAAAGTCCGATTTTCCGTATTCGTTTTCCAACGAGAATAAATAA
- a CDS encoding DUF1015 domain-containing protein has protein sequence MAIIKPFKGVRPPKQFVKEVASRPYDVLNSDEARREAEGNEKSLYRIIKPEIEFPVGKDEHDEDVYAKAAENFRLFQDKGWLVQDEKEMYYVYAQTMNGKTQYGLVVGAYVEDYINGKIKKHELTRRDKEEDRMKHVRVNDANIEPVFFAYHYNEEINAIIARIIRQEAEYDFISVDGVGHHFWLIDNDTDIRRITEIFATFPAMYIADGHHRSAAAALVGAEKAKNNPYHRGDEEYNYFMAVCFPDNQLTIIDYNRVVKDLNGLSPDAFLKKLEKNFLVEPTGSEIQKPGNLHNFSVYLDGRSFSVTAKPGTYDDNDPIGALDVTVTSLLILDEILGIKDLRSDKRIDFVGGIRGLGELKKRVDTGEMALAIALYPVSMKQLMDIADSGNIMPPKTTWFEPKLRSGLVIHKLS, from the coding sequence ATGGCAATTATTAAACCATTCAAGGGTGTTCGTCCACCCAAACAATTCGTAAAAGAGGTTGCATCGCGTCCGTATGATGTGCTAAATTCTGACGAGGCCCGCCGGGAAGCCGAAGGAAATGAAAAATCGCTCTATCGAATCATTAAACCGGAAATTGAATTTCCGGTTGGAAAAGATGAACACGACGAGGATGTGTACGCGAAGGCTGCAGAGAATTTCCGGTTGTTTCAAGACAAAGGCTGGTTGGTGCAGGACGAAAAAGAAATGTATTACGTGTATGCACAGACAATGAACGGCAAGACGCAATATGGCCTGGTGGTCGGTGCTTACGTGGAAGATTACATAAACGGTAAAATCAAGAAACATGAGTTAACCCGGCGCGATAAAGAAGAAGACCGGATGAAGCATGTGCGTGTGAACGATGCCAATATTGAACCCGTATTTTTTGCTTACCATTACAATGAAGAGATTAATGCCATAATAGCGCGGATTATCAGGCAGGAAGCTGAATATGATTTTATTTCCGTAGACGGTGTAGGACACCATTTCTGGCTGATTGACAATGATACCGATATCCGCCGCATTACCGAAATTTTCGCCACTTTCCCGGCCATGTATATTGCTGATGGACACCACCGCTCCGCAGCGGCTGCCCTTGTAGGTGCTGAAAAGGCAAAGAATAATCCTTACCACAGGGGGGATGAGGAGTATAACTATTTTATGGCGGTCTGTTTTCCGGACAATCAGTTGACAATTATCGATTACAACCGGGTGGTAAAGGATTTGAACGGATTATCCCCTGACGCATTTTTGAAAAAACTGGAAAAGAATTTCCTGGTTGAGCCTACCGGTTCCGAAATACAGAAACCCGGAAACTTACACAACTTCTCGGTATATCTCGACGGACGTTCATTCAGTGTGACGGCAAAACCCGGAACCTATGACGATAACGACCCTATAGGTGCACTGGATGTAACGGTTACATCCCTCCTTATCCTGGACGAGATTTTGGGAATAAAAGACCTGCGTTCCGATAAGCGTATTGATTTCGTGGGGGGAATCCGTGGCTTGGGAGAATTGAAAAAACGGGTGGACACCGGAGAAATGGCATTGGCGATAGCACTTTATCCTGTATCCATGAAGCAGTTGATGGATATTGCTGATTCTGGCAACATCATGCCTCCCAAAACAACGTGGTTTGAACCGAAACTTCGTTCAGGCCTGGTAATCCATAAACTTTCGTAA
- a CDS encoding DMP19 family protein: MIQIPEQKIIKAAEKGMDEFLKVFTDAYLEVLDGGITAENMHKLNGYQHTLLAFRFFTDEVREGGFVQLIQNGYGGYLFDNPAAKALKSMGAKGLSKILYKAKEIYDSHRAELERDTTEEEFMAMYEQFEQFDELEEKYMEIEEEETSVIAAYVDENMEDFAEVVK; the protein is encoded by the coding sequence ATGATTCAAATTCCCGAACAAAAGATTATCAAGGCAGCCGAAAAAGGCATGGATGAATTTCTGAAGGTGTTTACCGATGCTTACCTGGAAGTGTTAGACGGGGGCATTACGGCAGAGAACATGCATAAGCTAAATGGTTACCAACACACGCTTCTGGCTTTCCGGTTTTTTACGGACGAAGTGCGCGAAGGGGGTTTCGTGCAGTTGATCCAGAACGGATACGGCGGGTACCTTTTTGACAACCCTGCGGCGAAGGCCTTGAAGTCGATGGGAGCTAAAGGGTTATCGAAAATCCTGTACAAAGCCAAGGAAATTTACGATAGCCACCGGGCTGAACTCGAGCGTGACACCACCGAAGAGGAATTCATGGCCATGTATGAACAATTCGAACAGTTCGATGAATTGGAAGAAAAGTATATGGAAATAGAAGAGGAAGAGACTTCTGTTATTGCAGCATACGTGGATGAAAACATGGAAGATTTTGCGGAAGTGGTCAAGTGA
- a CDS encoding septal ring lytic transglycosylase RlpA family protein yields the protein MKKSFFFIIILFINTLNSPVFAQQKGGASYYADKFHGRKTSSGIPYHRDSLTCAHKTYPFGTILEVINPKNGKKVLVEVTDRGPYSRNKIIDLSYAAAKQLDIIHQGVTTVELSEWIWDLTRFKPFVFEFNNIFVKVSHPAGKNLKIDKEKVLK from the coding sequence ATGAAAAAGTCGTTCTTTTTTATTATCATTCTGTTTATAAACACATTAAATAGCCCTGTTTTTGCACAGCAAAAAGGAGGAGCGTCCTATTATGCCGACAAGTTTCACGGCCGGAAAACATCAAGTGGCATACCCTACCATAGAGACAGCCTCACTTGCGCTCACAAAACCTATCCGTTTGGGACCATACTGGAAGTGATAAATCCGAAAAACGGAAAGAAGGTACTGGTGGAAGTAACCGATCGCGGCCCATACTCCAGAAATAAAATCATCGACTTGTCGTATGCCGCTGCCAAGCAACTGGACATTATCCATCAAGGTGTCACTACGGTGGAGCTCAGCGAATGGATTTGGGACCTAACAAGATTCAAGCCGTTTGTTTTCGAATTCAACAATATCTTTGTGAAAGTTTCTCACCCGGCAGGGAAGAATTTGAAAATAGACAAAGAAAAAGTGCTGAAGTAA
- a CDS encoding amidohydrolase, translating to MANNAVMIRKESEKIFTEIVGHYRYLHQHPELSYKEENTARYITEFLDIEKIPYRRNIGGYGILAWVVGEKEGGGKTAAFVADMDALPVHERNDVPYKSVTDGIMHACGHDSHTASLMGTAKIVNSLRSEFSGTVLFVFQPGEEQSPGGAALMLKDGVFRDFNPDFVIKQHAYVDLPAGMVAFQTGTVMASADEIHIKVKGEGGHGALPHELNDTVLAASNILIALQQVVSRRRNPFQPMTLSFGKFIADGATNVIPSEVVLAGSLRCMDESERQKMLGVIPQIIDSVSAAYGCSCEIVMPEGYPCTVSHAAVTEKVRSQAIEFLGEAGVSEYPVRMTAEDFGFFSQQYPCCFYRFGVADRSGACGKLHSSNFLIDEKALLTASSLFAFIALDSLER from the coding sequence ATGGCAAATAATGCGGTAATGATAAGAAAAGAATCGGAAAAAATTTTTACCGAAATTGTCGGACATTACCGCTATTTACATCAACATCCCGAGCTTTCCTATAAAGAAGAAAATACGGCAAGGTACATTACGGAGTTTTTGGATATCGAAAAAATTCCGTACCGCAGAAATATCGGAGGATATGGAATTCTGGCGTGGGTCGTAGGTGAAAAAGAAGGGGGTGGCAAAACTGCCGCTTTTGTTGCCGATATGGATGCTTTGCCTGTACACGAAAGAAATGATGTGCCGTATAAATCGGTGACCGATGGTATCATGCATGCCTGTGGCCACGATTCACACACGGCATCGTTGATGGGGACAGCCAAAATAGTGAATTCGCTGCGAAGTGAATTTTCCGGCACGGTATTGTTTGTGTTTCAACCTGGAGAGGAACAATCGCCCGGTGGAGCCGCCTTGATGTTAAAAGACGGCGTTTTCCGGGATTTTAACCCCGATTTCGTAATAAAACAGCATGCTTATGTGGACTTACCAGCCGGAATGGTGGCATTCCAAACCGGAACGGTAATGGCATCTGCCGATGAAATTCACATTAAGGTAAAAGGAGAGGGTGGCCACGGCGCATTACCTCATGAACTGAACGATACGGTGCTGGCTGCTTCGAACATCCTTATTGCTCTTCAACAAGTGGTAAGCCGTCGCAGAAATCCGTTTCAACCCATGACACTTTCTTTCGGGAAATTCATTGCCGACGGTGCAACCAACGTTATTCCTTCGGAAGTAGTGCTTGCCGGCTCACTCAGGTGTATGGACGAAAGCGAACGACAGAAGATGCTTGGTGTCATCCCGCAAATTATTGATTCGGTATCTGCTGCCTATGGGTGTAGCTGTGAGATTGTTATGCCTGAAGGTTATCCGTGCACCGTCAGTCATGCTGCTGTAACTGAAAAAGTACGTTCGCAGGCTATTGAATTTTTAGGCGAAGCCGGGGTTTCGGAGTACCCCGTACGCATGACAGCAGAGGATTTTGGCTTTTTTTCCCAGCAATATCCGTGCTGTTTTTATCGGTTTGGTGTGGCCGACAGAAGCGGGGCTTGCGGCAAGCTTCACTCATCCAATTTTCTCATCGACGAAAAGGCATTGTTAACCGCTTCATCGTTATTTGCTTTTATTGCTCTCGATTCACTTGAAAGGTAA
- a CDS encoding glycoside hydrolase family 125 protein, with protein sequence MTSRRNFIKKSALGLTALAVNPSWAKGKITTSGQAGKYVSRRPPVSERKFVSRAVETTITRVKSKIKDEKLAWMFENCFPNTLDTTVNFSMRNGKPDTFVITGDIDAMWLRDSSAQVWPYLPLMNEDNQLKQMIAGVVNRQTQCILVDPYANAFYPNPNPKGEWRTDNTDMKPEVHERKWEIDSLCYPIRLAYHYWKTTNDTSVFDADWRKAMALVLKTFREQQRKENEGPYTFLRVTDRQLDTVNNKGLGNPVNPVGLIVSSFRPSDDATTFGFLVPSNMFAVTSLKQLVEISESVTKDASFAKECKSLADEVDVAVKKYAVTTHPNHGQIYAFEVDGFGNYYLMDDANVPSLLAIPYLGGECDDDAIYRNTRNFVLSKDNPYFFKGTAGEGIGGPHIGYDMIWPMSIILRAITSQSDDEIRHCIQMLRDTDAGTGFMHESFHKNDPANFTRTWFAWVNTLFGELILKLEKENKMNLLNT encoded by the coding sequence ATGACTTCAAGGAGAAATTTTATCAAAAAAAGTGCCCTGGGGCTTACGGCCTTGGCTGTAAATCCTTCCTGGGCGAAAGGAAAAATCACAACTTCCGGCCAGGCGGGTAAATATGTGTCACGACGGCCTCCTGTTTCTGAAAGAAAATTTGTTTCAAGGGCTGTGGAAACGACCATCACAAGGGTTAAGTCCAAGATTAAAGATGAAAAATTGGCTTGGATGTTCGAGAACTGTTTTCCGAACACGTTGGATACAACCGTGAATTTTTCAATGAGAAACGGGAAACCCGATACTTTTGTAATTACGGGGGACATCGATGCCATGTGGCTTCGTGACTCCTCGGCGCAAGTTTGGCCTTATCTTCCTTTAATGAACGAAGACAATCAACTCAAACAGATGATTGCAGGCGTTGTAAACAGGCAAACGCAGTGTATACTTGTCGACCCTTATGCGAACGCATTTTATCCTAATCCTAATCCCAAAGGGGAATGGAGAACGGACAATACCGATATGAAACCCGAGGTGCACGAGCGCAAGTGGGAAATTGATTCACTTTGTTATCCTATTCGTCTGGCTTACCATTATTGGAAAACGACCAACGATACCTCGGTCTTTGATGCCGATTGGCGAAAAGCGATGGCATTGGTGTTGAAAACCTTCAGGGAACAACAACGAAAAGAAAATGAAGGGCCATATACTTTCCTACGTGTTACCGACCGCCAGTTGGATACGGTAAATAATAAGGGATTGGGGAATCCTGTGAATCCTGTCGGATTAATCGTTTCTTCGTTCCGTCCTTCGGATGATGCTACCACTTTTGGATTTCTGGTTCCTTCCAATATGTTTGCCGTAACCTCGCTGAAGCAATTGGTCGAAATTTCGGAATCGGTTACCAAGGATGCTTCTTTTGCGAAAGAGTGCAAATCCCTGGCCGACGAGGTTGATGTAGCTGTTAAGAAATATGCGGTCACCACACATCCCAACCACGGTCAAATCTACGCATTTGAAGTGGACGGATTTGGAAATTATTACCTGATGGACGATGCTAATGTCCCAAGTTTATTGGCAATTCCGTACTTGGGTGGCGAATGTGACGATGACGCTATCTACCGAAATACGCGTAATTTCGTGTTGAGCAAAGATAATCCGTATTTCTTTAAAGGAACTGCAGGGGAGGGAATTGGTGGACCACACATCGGTTATGATATGATTTGGCCCATGAGTATTATTTTGCGTGCAATTACAAGCCAGAGCGACGATGAGATTCGACATTGTATACAAATGCTTCGTGATACTGACGCCGGTACCGGATTCATGCATGAATCGTTTCATAAAAATGATCCTGCAAATTTTACACGAACATGGTTCGCATGGGTTAACACTCTTTTTGGAGAATTGATTCTTAAATTAGAGAAGGAAAATAAAATGAACCTATTAAACACTTAA
- a CDS encoding Lrp/AsnC ligand binding domain-containing protein, with protein sequence MAYHDLDELDGKILKLIVNNARIPFLEVARECGVSGAAIHQRVQKLVNLGVIKGSEFILDAEKIGYETCAYVGLFLVSPSSFDSVVKELEKIPEVVECYYTTGQYDLLIKVFAKNNKDLLRIIHSQLQPLGLARTETLMCFKDAFRKKLPIDFS encoded by the coding sequence ATGGCTTATCATGATTTAGACGAACTGGATGGGAAAATCCTGAAACTTATTGTAAACAACGCACGAATTCCCTTTCTTGAAGTAGCCCGCGAATGTGGTGTGTCGGGTGCAGCCATTCACCAACGCGTACAGAAATTAGTCAATTTAGGCGTTATCAAGGGATCTGAATTTATCCTTGATGCTGAAAAGATAGGTTACGAAACGTGTGCTTATGTGGGGTTGTTTCTTGTATCGCCTTCGTCTTTCGATAGCGTAGTGAAAGAATTGGAGAAAATCCCCGAAGTGGTGGAGTGTTATTACACTACCGGGCAGTATGACCTGTTAATTAAAGTGTTCGCTAAAAACAACAAAGATCTACTTCGTATTATCCACAGTCAGCTTCAACCTCTTGGTCTGGCCAGAACCGAAACGTTGATGTGCTTCAAAGATGCTTTTCGCAAGAAATTGCCGATAGATTTTTCGTAA
- a CDS encoding polyprenol monophosphomannose synthase, whose translation MSDSLVIIPTYNEKENIENIIRTVFGLSKPFDILVIDDGSPDGTATIVRHLAETEFSTRLFIQERSGKLGLGTAYIHGFKWALDHSYDYIFEMDADFSHNPDDLLRLYSACHDEGFDMSVGSRYCSGVNVVNWPIGRVLMSYFASKYVQIITGVAIKDTTAGFVCYKRRVLEAINLDEIKFKGYAFQIEMKYTAYALGFKIKEVSVIFVNRQLGTSKMNSSIFGEAFFGVMNLRWRKISGNIKPKQL comes from the coding sequence ATGTCCGACAGTCTTGTAATTATACCCACGTACAACGAAAAAGAAAACATCGAGAACATTATCCGTACCGTTTTTGGTTTGTCAAAGCCATTTGACATACTGGTTATAGACGATGGGTCGCCCGATGGAACCGCAACCATTGTACGCCATTTGGCAGAAACGGAATTTTCAACCCGGCTTTTTATTCAGGAGCGGTCAGGAAAGTTGGGTTTGGGAACCGCTTATATTCATGGCTTCAAATGGGCTTTAGATCATTCGTACGATTATATTTTTGAGATGGATGCCGATTTTTCCCACAATCCCGACGACTTGCTAAGGCTCTATTCTGCCTGTCACGATGAAGGGTTCGATATGTCGGTGGGATCCCGCTATTGCAGCGGTGTAAATGTAGTTAACTGGCCTATAGGACGTGTCTTGATGTCCTATTTCGCGTCGAAATATGTTCAAATAATAACAGGCGTAGCTATTAAGGATACTACTGCTGGATTTGTATGTTACAAACGAAGGGTATTGGAGGCCATCAACCTGGATGAGATAAAATTCAAAGGCTATGCATTTCAGATCGAGATGAAATATACGGCCTACGCATTGGGATTCAAAATAAAAGAAGTGTCGGTCATATTTGTTAATCGTCAGTTGGGGACCTCCAAAATGAACAGCAGCATTTTTGGGGAAGCTTTTTTTGGTGTCATGAATTTGCGCTGGAGAAAAATATCGGGCAACATTAAACCCAAACAATTATGA
- a CDS encoding hydrolase, with protein MVGKKKILIFIFVFTGLLFCAGNAGVPGKKVEGIGNEKQIADFILTNVIRLYDVPEHGLLSETYPINPDHKVNYLAEGSTQKQKQEVSFLWPYSGVISGTVALYAFTKEKKYLDLMEKRLLPGLEKYFDTSRHPGGYQSYPIFAGHSDRFYDDNVWLALDFCTFYANTQNKKYLDKALEIYDFVYSGWDGNLGGGVYWCEQKKTSKNTCSNAPSAVLSARLYQLTGDEKFLSRAVETYLWTKNNLLDRSDFVYWDNVALDGKIDKRKYTYNSGQMIEAGVLLYQITGDRTYLTDAQKTASGTYQYFTTVESTAEGRIVFYPDTPWFNAILFRGLKALYIVDGNKKYIQSMLENAHFAWSNTADEHNLLGKDWRKKSTQPYKWLLDNACMIELFAGLGDITKIK; from the coding sequence ATGGTGGGCAAAAAAAAAATATTGATATTTATTTTTGTTTTTACCGGTTTGCTATTCTGTGCTGGTAATGCCGGAGTTCCAGGTAAAAAAGTGGAAGGAATAGGCAATGAAAAGCAGATTGCTGACTTTATTCTCACTAATGTTATAAGACTTTATGATGTTCCTGAACACGGATTGTTGTCGGAAACCTATCCGATAAATCCCGATCACAAAGTAAATTACCTGGCTGAGGGGAGCACTCAAAAACAAAAACAGGAAGTGTCTTTTTTATGGCCTTACTCGGGTGTGATTTCTGGAACGGTTGCCCTGTATGCTTTTACGAAGGAAAAAAAATACCTTGATCTGATGGAGAAGCGCTTGTTGCCGGGGTTGGAGAAATACTTCGATACATCGCGTCACCCCGGAGGTTATCAGTCTTATCCTATTTTTGCGGGACACAGTGATAGGTTCTATGATGATAATGTATGGCTGGCACTTGATTTTTGTACGTTCTACGCAAATACTCAAAACAAGAAATACCTCGATAAAGCACTTGAAATATATGACTTTGTTTACAGCGGATGGGACGGTAACCTGGGTGGGGGAGTTTATTGGTGTGAGCAAAAAAAAACCAGTAAAAACACCTGCTCCAATGCTCCGTCAGCCGTACTCAGTGCCAGGTTGTATCAGTTAACCGGCGATGAAAAATTCCTTTCACGTGCAGTAGAGACTTATCTCTGGACAAAAAACAATTTACTGGACCGGTCTGATTTTGTTTATTGGGATAATGTTGCGCTTGATGGAAAAATTGATAAAAGGAAATATACTTACAACAGCGGGCAAATGATCGAAGCGGGAGTTTTGCTTTACCAGATTACCGGTGACAGAACATACCTGACTGATGCTCAAAAAACAGCATCGGGAACTTATCAATATTTTACAACTGTTGAATCAACTGCGGAGGGAAGAATAGTGTTCTATCCCGATACTCCGTGGTTTAATGCAATACTTTTCAGGGGATTAAAAGCGCTTTATATCGTGGACGGAAACAAGAAATATATTCAATCCATGCTTGAAAACGCTCACTTTGCCTGGAGCAATACAGCAGATGAGCATAACCTGCTTGGAAAAGACTGGAGGAAAAAGTCGACACAACCCTATAAATGGTTGCTCGATAATGCTTGTATGATTGAACTTTTCGCCGGACTCGGCGACATTACTAAAATTAAGTGA